One genomic region from Prochlorococcus marinus CUG1433 encodes:
- a CDS encoding nucleotide sugar dehydrogenase yields the protein MNRCCVVGLGYIGLPTAALFSKKGFNVLGVDINLDIVNKVNKGISPIQEPSLEDEIQNSVKSGNLKASSKPNYADIFVIAVPTPIKSGSKIPQPDLEYVETAIESIIPFLKNGNSIIIESTSPVGTTKDLFSLIIEKTDLNENQIFMAYCPERVLPGRIMIEISTNKRLIGGINHESSLQIKEIYKKICDSEIYITDSETAELVKLAENSYRDLNIAFANELSIISSKLDIDVNKVINFTNHHPRVNILRPSCGVGGHCIALDPWFLVSQFPEDTNIIHMSRKVNIFKTQWTISEISRFIEKIKNESKNDPKIGIFGLTFKANVNDLRESPALKIANELSKENHTIFCDPYVSNCSDFVNHSIEETLSNSDILIFLVAHSKFKKININEKKYLDFCGLFDEI from the coding sequence ATGAATAGATGTTGCGTAGTAGGTCTTGGATATATTGGTTTACCCACTGCGGCTTTATTTTCCAAAAAAGGTTTTAATGTTCTAGGTGTAGATATAAACTTAGATATTGTTAATAAAGTAAATAAAGGTATTTCACCTATACAGGAACCATCTCTGGAAGATGAGATTCAAAATTCTGTAAAATCAGGCAATCTGAAAGCATCTTCAAAACCTAACTATGCCGACATATTTGTTATAGCTGTACCAACTCCTATAAAGTCGGGATCTAAGATTCCACAGCCAGATTTAGAGTATGTAGAAACTGCCATTGAAAGTATTATTCCTTTTTTGAAAAATGGTAATTCAATAATCATAGAATCAACCTCTCCAGTTGGAACAACAAAAGATTTATTTTCTTTAATTATTGAGAAGACAGATTTGAATGAGAATCAGATTTTTATGGCATATTGTCCCGAAAGAGTCCTCCCTGGGAGAATAATGATTGAAATTAGTACAAATAAAAGACTAATTGGGGGAATAAATCATGAGTCATCTCTTCAAATAAAAGAAATTTATAAAAAAATTTGCGACTCAGAAATATATATCACTGATTCTGAAACAGCAGAACTTGTTAAATTGGCAGAGAATTCTTATCGTGATTTAAATATCGCTTTTGCAAATGAACTATCAATAATTTCTAGTAAATTAGACATTGATGTGAATAAAGTTATTAATTTTACTAATCATCATCCAAGGGTTAATATTTTAAGGCCCAGCTGTGGTGTAGGAGGACATTGTATAGCATTGGATCCTTGGTTTCTGGTTTCACAATTTCCAGAAGATACAAACATAATACATATGTCTAGAAAGGTAAATATTTTTAAAACACAATGGACTATATCAGAGATAAGTAGGTTCATAGAAAAAATAAAAAATGAATCTAAAAATGATCCTAAAATTGGTATTTTTGGCTTAACATTTAAAGCGAATGTAAACGACTTAAGAGAATCTCCAGCTTTAAAAATTGCAAATGAATTGTCCAAAGAAAATCACACAATTTTCTGTGATCCTTATGTTTCTAATTGCAGTGATTTTGTAAATCATTCAATTGAGGAAACATTATCTAATTCAGATATCTTGATTTTCCTTGTTGCTCACAGCAAATTTAAAAAAATTAATATTAATGAAAAAAAATATTTGGATTTTTGTGGCCTTTTTGATGAAATTTAA
- a CDS encoding glycosyltransferase family 4 protein — MKNHKKQIWIINQFANTIEMPGHTRQYDLAKYLTKNRYKTTVFSSDFNLSLRKFFKEKKKFFYKSELINHSRWVWLAVLPYKRNDWRRYLNLISFCSNLLIQLVIRIIFSSLTFNKPKLVIASSPQLPAAFITLIICKLFKIQMIFEVRDIWPQILIDMNNMKENSFTYKVLKKMEKILYRHSDLIIVLSKGCVEYIRREGGRSIDYFPNYANTDLFNYSTLPLEDSKFTLKRPFRIIYSGAHGAANDLKNVIRAAYYLKDLPIEIILVGDGPEKNNLKSLASGLENIVFKDPVPKKDMPSLLATADALLISLADVNLFKYGVSPNKLFDAYAVGRPVITTVSGIINEEVENFNLGMAVPPGQPKKLSKAIIKLFKKDRSERVTLGLNSRKMVERFYSKDSILNNYVDRITKLIKEI; from the coding sequence ATGAAAAATCATAAGAAACAAATTTGGATTATTAATCAATTCGCAAATACAATCGAAATGCCTGGTCATACAAGGCAATATGATTTGGCTAAATACTTAACTAAAAATAGATATAAAACAACTGTTTTCTCTTCTGACTTTAATTTATCTTTAAGAAAATTCTTTAAAGAAAAGAAAAAATTTTTTTATAAAAGTGAACTTATAAATCATTCTAGATGGGTCTGGCTTGCAGTCCTACCTTATAAAAGAAATGATTGGAGGCGTTACCTAAATCTTATTAGCTTTTGTTCAAATCTATTAATACAACTTGTAATAAGAATAATTTTTTCATCATTAACTTTCAATAAACCTAAGTTAGTAATTGCATCTTCCCCTCAATTGCCAGCAGCGTTTATAACCTTAATAATCTGCAAATTATTCAAGATCCAAATGATATTTGAAGTACGGGATATATGGCCTCAAATACTAATTGATATGAACAATATGAAGGAGAATAGTTTTACTTATAAAGTTTTAAAAAAAATGGAGAAAATTCTTTATAGACACTCAGATTTAATTATAGTTTTATCAAAAGGCTGTGTAGAATATATCCGAAGAGAAGGTGGAAGAAGTATAGATTATTTTCCAAACTATGCAAATACCGATCTTTTTAATTATTCAACTTTGCCTTTGGAAGATTCAAAGTTTACATTAAAGAGACCTTTTAGAATTATTTATTCTGGCGCTCATGGGGCAGCTAACGATTTGAAAAATGTTATAAGAGCAGCTTATTATCTAAAGGATTTACCAATAGAAATAATTTTAGTAGGAGATGGACCAGAAAAAAATAATTTAAAAAGTCTTGCCTCAGGATTGGAAAATATAGTTTTTAAAGATCCTGTACCCAAAAAAGATATGCCTAGTTTACTGGCTACTGCGGACGCACTTCTGATTTCTTTAGCAGATGTAAACTTATTTAAGTATGGAGTTTCACCTAATAAATTATTTGATGCTTATGCAGTAGGTAGGCCAGTAATTACAACAGTAAGTGGAATAATTAATGAAGAGGTTGAAAATTTTAATTTAGGTATGGCAGTACCTCCTGGCCAGCCCAAAAAATTATCAAAAGCAATAATAAAGCTTTTCAAAAAGGATAGGTCTGAGAGGGTTACTTTAGGTCTTAATTCGAGAAAGATGGTTGAAAGATTTTACTCTAAAGATTCTATTTTAAATAATTATGTTGATAGAATTACAAAATTAATTAAAGAAATATAA
- a CDS encoding bi-domain-containing oxidoreductase, which produces MKQIFQYLNTGETKIIELPPPRLKKGEVLIRSKFSLVSSGTERMLVNFGKSNLISKAKTQPEKVAEVIAKMKSEGVFNTIEAVSNKLDKPLPLGYCNAGVVVEVGEDVSSLKVGDRVVSNGYHAELVSVSENLCALIPDDVSFEDAAFTVIAAVGLQGIRLLKPTLGETIAVSGLGIIGLITCQLLMANGCKVLGIDPDQSKCDLANLFGVETFCISNKRNPTNWFLSKTNGVGVDGFLVTASTSSSDPIYIAANSSRKKGRIILVGVTGLDLSRELFYKKELTFQVSCSYGPGRYDKNYEEDNNDYPIGYVRWTEKRNFEAILNLLDSGVLDFKKLIEKIFDFEDALSAYKLLMEKSGSLGILISYKREPELNNYKLKINSDPKFNLPPAEPVIGVIGSGNYSSRTLLPTFKKFGAYFQIICSLKGASAMHYGSKFSFKEVTTNEEDVFLNEKCNTVIISTRHDTHADLIKKALMAGKNVFVEKPLCLNKYELKGIRDTFKNSNKSNKSSNKNSPLLMIGYNRRFSPLIIKLKKMLNNLNAPKAFIYTCNAGYLDADHWLNDPKVGGGRFIGECCHFIDLLYFLSEENINDIKISAPLRNKNTPETFTVNLKFDKGSIGSIHYFSNGSKLLPKERIEVFSDKTVFRLENFKKLKAWGYKGFSSQSLISQDKGQKNCASAFLNAIRKGKSSPISLEEIFEVQELILNAKFS; this is translated from the coding sequence ATGAAGCAAATTTTTCAATATCTAAATACTGGCGAAACTAAAATAATTGAATTACCCCCTCCTCGATTAAAAAAAGGAGAAGTTCTCATACGTTCGAAATTTTCTCTTGTTTCTTCTGGAACTGAGCGAATGCTTGTGAATTTTGGGAAATCTAATTTGATTTCAAAAGCAAAGACTCAACCAGAAAAAGTTGCTGAAGTTATTGCAAAAATGAAATCTGAAGGGGTTTTTAATACTATAGAAGCAGTTAGTAATAAATTAGATAAGCCTCTCCCATTGGGATATTGTAATGCAGGAGTTGTTGTTGAAGTTGGAGAAGATGTTTCTTCTTTAAAAGTTGGAGATAGAGTTGTTTCAAATGGCTATCATGCAGAATTGGTAAGTGTTTCTGAAAACTTATGCGCTTTAATTCCCGATGATGTAAGTTTTGAGGACGCTGCATTTACGGTTATTGCGGCTGTTGGTTTACAGGGTATAAGACTGTTAAAGCCAACTTTGGGCGAAACTATAGCCGTAAGTGGTTTAGGAATTATTGGCTTAATTACTTGTCAATTACTCATGGCTAATGGCTGTAAGGTATTGGGTATAGATCCTGATCAATCAAAATGCGATTTAGCTAATTTGTTTGGAGTTGAAACTTTTTGCATATCAAATAAAAGAAACCCTACTAATTGGTTTCTCAGCAAAACTAATGGAGTGGGTGTTGACGGTTTCTTAGTAACTGCGAGTACGTCTTCTAGTGATCCTATATATATTGCCGCAAATTCATCTAGAAAAAAAGGTAGGATAATTTTAGTAGGAGTTACTGGCCTAGACTTAAGTAGAGAATTATTTTATAAAAAGGAATTAACTTTCCAAGTAAGTTGTTCTTATGGACCAGGAAGATATGATAAAAATTATGAGGAAGACAATAATGATTATCCAATTGGATATGTAAGATGGACTGAAAAAAGAAATTTCGAAGCAATTTTAAATTTACTAGATTCTGGGGTTTTAGATTTTAAAAAACTAATAGAGAAAATATTTGATTTTGAAGACGCCTTGTCTGCTTATAAATTACTTATGGAAAAGTCAGGCAGCCTAGGAATATTGATTTCTTACAAAAGAGAACCTGAATTAAATAATTACAAGTTAAAAATTAACTCTGATCCAAAATTCAATCTTCCCCCTGCAGAACCTGTAATTGGTGTAATTGGTTCAGGTAATTATTCTTCGAGAACTTTATTACCAACTTTTAAAAAATTTGGTGCTTATTTCCAAATAATTTGTTCTTTAAAAGGTGCAAGTGCTATGCACTATGGGAGTAAATTTTCATTTAAAGAAGTAACTACAAATGAAGAAGATGTTTTCTTAAATGAAAAATGTAACACAGTAATAATATCAACTAGACATGATACTCATGCTGATCTCATAAAAAAGGCTCTAATGGCTGGTAAAAATGTATTTGTTGAGAAACCTCTATGCCTAAATAAATATGAGTTAAAAGGTATAAGAGATACTTTCAAAAATTCAAACAAATCAAATAAAAGTAGTAATAAAAATTCTCCTCTATTAATGATTGGCTATAACAGGCGATTTTCGCCATTAATTATAAAACTAAAAAAAATGTTAAATAATTTAAATGCTCCTAAGGCCTTTATCTATACATGTAATGCGGGTTATTTAGATGCAGACCATTGGTTAAATGATCCTAAGGTAGGTGGGGGGAGATTTATAGGAGAATGTTGTCATTTCATTGATTTGCTTTACTTCTTGAGTGAAGAAAATATAAATGATATAAAAATATCTGCTCCTTTAAGAAATAAAAATACTCCTGAAACATTTACAGTTAATCTAAAATTTGATAAGGGTTCTATTGGTTCAATTCATTATTTTTCAAATGGATCTAAATTACTCCCAAAAGAGAGAATTGAAGTTTTTTCCGATAAAACGGTTTTTAGATTGGAAAATTTCAAAAAACTAAAAGCTTGGGGATATAAAGGATTTTCTTCACAAAGCCTCATCTCTCAGGATAAGGGCCAAAAAAATTGCGCTAGTGCATTTTTAAATGCAATAAGAAAAGGAAAATCCTCGCCTATATCACTTGAGGAAATATTTGAAGTGCAAGAATTAATACTTAATGCTAAGTTTTCTTAG
- a CDS encoding heparinase II/III family protein: protein MKFKNILILYFLTLKDFTFINVFKRIKYELKIYLFKINFLSFIRKYRSNYNKIKWNEKTLLINTKKYNQFEKNFSEVEFIEIEFLNKIEKLSLPINWNITTVSRLWRFNLHYFSGLKKCINYSLEKGLSNVILQQNLYLIDSWINFHLLQHGDGWHSYTLSLRIRNWIWLFRFFPNLITDKIKEVLWIQINWLYENREYHLGGNHLLENLITLILGSLQFKGSLPDLIFSECMSELEDQLQKQILSDGGHEERSCSYHLIILQNLVELGFVIQNIKKIRPVWLLKSISLMSKWAYKVKLNNNNYPRFNDSIYSKEIDIEKIIKLSLSYIDQNIFVSKSDLFYFYLSEDTFNNNKNKYLKLEVPSLENFSFRLPKVLDLEETGWSILRPNKSWEIVFKSGESGPKNLLGHSHSDLYTFDIFYDGKLLIGETGTSQYQFSSIRQYERSADSHNVMQFALSKYLEIEKIKEWHQPLEVWNSFRVARKPKIIDRSIGVELDNTLSVRGLYSPFQKYIKDIERKMQFKVLKDNSLEVIIQDNVFAIYNIFWKFNLHFAPDFNSSNLQIEKLENSNFITKKLVHSWTAFEFGKRIPSKSLLIFGNFEKGHNTNVLKLILSPS from the coding sequence ATGAAATTTAAAAATATTCTAATATTATATTTTTTAACACTTAAAGACTTTACCTTTATTAATGTTTTTAAAAGAATTAAATATGAATTAAAAATCTATTTATTCAAAATAAATTTTTTATCTTTTATTAGAAAATATCGTAGTAATTACAATAAAATAAAATGGAATGAAAAAACTTTATTAATTAACACAAAAAAATATAATCAATTTGAGAAAAATTTTTCCGAAGTTGAATTTATTGAGATTGAGTTTTTGAATAAAATAGAAAAATTAAGTTTACCTATTAATTGGAATATTACTACAGTTTCAAGATTATGGAGATTTAATTTACACTATTTTTCTGGGTTAAAAAAATGCATAAATTATTCATTAGAGAAAGGTTTATCAAATGTTATTTTGCAACAAAATTTGTATTTAATAGATTCATGGATTAATTTTCATTTATTACAACACGGAGACGGCTGGCATAGTTATACATTGTCATTAAGAATTCGAAATTGGATATGGCTTTTTAGGTTTTTCCCTAATTTAATTACAGATAAAATTAAAGAAGTTTTGTGGATACAAATTAATTGGCTTTATGAAAATAGAGAGTATCATCTCGGTGGAAATCATTTATTGGAAAATTTAATAACTTTGATTTTAGGTTCTTTACAATTTAAGGGATCTTTACCTGATTTGATATTTTCTGAATGCATGTCTGAACTGGAGGATCAGTTGCAAAAACAAATTCTTTCTGATGGTGGACATGAAGAGAGAAGTTGTAGTTATCATTTGATAATTTTACAAAATTTAGTAGAGTTGGGTTTCGTAATACAAAATATTAAAAAAATTAGACCAGTTTGGTTGCTTAAATCTATAAGTTTAATGAGTAAATGGGCTTATAAAGTCAAATTAAATAATAATAATTATCCAAGATTTAATGACTCCATTTATTCAAAAGAAATTGATATTGAGAAAATTATTAAACTCAGTTTGTCTTATATAGACCAAAATATTTTTGTATCTAAATCAGATCTTTTCTATTTTTACTTATCTGAAGATACTTTCAATAATAATAAAAATAAATACCTTAAATTGGAAGTGCCTTCTCTAGAAAATTTCAGTTTTAGATTACCTAAAGTTTTAGATCTAGAAGAAACTGGTTGGAGTATATTGAGGCCAAATAAATCATGGGAAATCGTTTTTAAATCAGGAGAGTCTGGACCAAAGAACTTGTTAGGACATAGTCACTCTGATTTATATACTTTTGATATTTTTTATGATGGAAAATTATTAATTGGCGAAACAGGGACAAGTCAATATCAATTTTCTAGTATTAGACAATATGAACGTTCCGCCGATTCCCATAATGTAATGCAATTTGCTCTTTCAAAATATTTGGAAATTGAAAAAATTAAGGAATGGCATCAACCTCTTGAAGTTTGGAATTCATTCAGAGTAGCAAGAAAACCAAAAATTATTGATAGATCAATAGGGGTTGAGTTGGATAATACTTTATCGGTTAGAGGTTTATATTCTCCCTTCCAAAAGTACATAAAAGATATTGAAAGAAAAATGCAATTTAAAGTTTTAAAAGATAATAGTCTAGAGGTAATTATTCAAGACAATGTTTTTGCTATTTATAATATCTTTTGGAAGTTTAATTTACATTTTGCTCCTGATTTTAATAGTTCTAATCTTCAGATTGAAAAATTAGAAAATTCCAATTTCATAACAAAAAAGCTTGTGCATTCTTGGACCGCCTTTGAATTTGGTAAAAGGATTCCAAGCAAATCACTTTTAATTTTTGGAAATTTTGAAAAAGGTCATAATACTAATGTTTTGAAATTAATTTTATCCCCTTCATGA
- the wecB gene encoding UDP-N-acetylglucosamine 2-epimerase (non-hydrolyzing), producing the protein MDEDKILITFIMGTRPEIIKLAPLIKGFQNNRIFKVRVVLTGQHLEMADNLLKLFEIKEDLNLRLMKSNQTLTHITTEVIKGLKNEFSNYLPRLVFIQGDTSTAFAAALASFFEKIPIAHVEAGLRTFDLMNPFPEEANRRLISQIANIHFAPTQKALLNLKEYGIKENLFITGNTVIDSIFLLKKIKSKKNANFLKNLKNKFILITIHRRENWGENLDIILNTLLLITKKHNNITLLFPMHKNEIIRTKIKKFLGNNERIILTEPLDYDVFINALTDCYFILTDSGGIQEEAPSFGKPVLILRESTERKEAIDSGTAILVGNNSEKILYLVNELLTNSSFYKSMQIDKNPFGDGNATENIIKHIVKYFKEN; encoded by the coding sequence ATGGATGAAGATAAAATTTTAATTACTTTTATAATGGGTACTAGGCCAGAGATTATAAAGCTAGCTCCTTTAATAAAAGGTTTTCAAAATAATAGGATCTTTAAAGTCAGGGTTGTTTTGACTGGACAACATTTAGAAATGGCAGATAATCTTCTCAAATTATTTGAAATAAAGGAAGATCTTAATCTGAGATTGATGAAATCTAATCAAACTCTCACGCATATAACAACAGAGGTAATAAAAGGTTTAAAAAATGAATTTTCAAATTATTTACCTAGATTAGTTTTTATTCAGGGTGATACTAGTACTGCATTCGCAGCTGCTCTGGCTTCGTTTTTTGAAAAGATACCAATAGCGCATGTTGAAGCAGGTTTAAGGACATTTGATTTAATGAACCCTTTCCCAGAAGAAGCTAATAGAAGATTGATATCTCAAATAGCTAATATCCACTTCGCACCAACTCAAAAAGCTCTCTTAAATTTAAAAGAATATGGAATAAAAGAAAATCTATTTATTACAGGTAATACTGTAATTGACTCAATTTTTCTACTAAAAAAAATCAAATCAAAAAAGAATGCAAATTTTTTAAAAAATCTAAAAAATAAATTTATATTAATCACTATTCATAGAAGAGAAAACTGGGGTGAAAACCTTGATATTATTTTGAATACTTTACTTTTAATCACAAAAAAACACAATAATATAACTTTGTTATTTCCTATGCACAAGAATGAAATAATTAGAACTAAAATTAAAAAATTTTTAGGTAATAATGAAAGAATTATTCTAACTGAGCCACTTGACTATGATGTATTTATCAACGCTTTAACTGATTGTTATTTTATTCTTACTGATTCAGGTGGTATTCAAGAAGAAGCTCCTTCCTTTGGTAAACCAGTTCTAATTTTAAGAGAATCTACAGAAAGGAAAGAGGCAATTGATTCAGGGACTGCTATCTTAGTTGGTAACAATAGTGAAAAGATTTTATATTTAGTTAATGAATTATTAACTAATTCTAGTTTTTATAAATCTATGCAAATAGATAAAAATCCTTTTGGAGATGGTAATGCTACTGAAAATATTATTAAGCATATAGTTAAATACTTCAAAGAAAATTAA